A single region of the Moritella sp. Urea-trap-13 genome encodes:
- the dksA gene encoding RNA polymerase-binding protein DksA — MPQAKKLLGVLAIAGVEAYQEQPGEEYMGEKQRDHFRNILSAWRNELREEVDRTVVHMKDEASNFPDPVDRAAQEEEFSLELRARDRERKLIKKIEKTLQLIENDEFGFCETCGIEIGIRRLEARPTADKCIDCKTLSEIKEKQMVG, encoded by the coding sequence ATGCCTCAAGCGAAAAAATTACTCGGTGTTTTAGCCATCGCAGGTGTAGAAGCTTACCAAGAACAACCTGGTGAAGAATACATGGGCGAGAAGCAACGCGATCACTTTAGAAACATCTTAAGTGCATGGCGTAATGAACTACGTGAAGAAGTTGATCGCACAGTGGTTCATATGAAGGATGAAGCGTCAAACTTCCCAGATCCTGTAGATCGTGCAGCCCAGGAAGAAGAATTTAGCTTAGAACTTCGAGCACGTGATCGTGAAAGAAAACTGATCAAAAAAATCGAAAAAACACTTCAATTAATTGAAAATGATGAATTCGGTTTTTGCGAAACTTGCGGTATCGAAATTGGTATCCGTCGTTTAGAAGCTCGACCAACTGCAGATAAATGTATTGACTGCAAAACGCTTTCTGAAATTAAAGAAAAGCAAATGGTTGGCTAA
- the gluQRS gene encoding tRNA glutamyl-Q(34) synthetase GluQRS, translating to MSNSYVGRFAPSPSGPLHFGSLIAAVGSYLQAKASQGTWLVRMEDLDPPREVAGAAANILTTLEAFGLHWDREVIYQSQRSSAYKDAIAQLNQQDLTYYCHCTRKQIQAQGAFYQGQCKHKQLPADNASLRVTTTTPVNYFIDELHGRIAINQQLAAEDFIIHRKDGLFAYNLAVVVDDIYQGITQVVRGADLIEPTGRQLYLFEQFAKPAPSYLHLPLVSNADGSKLSKQNHAPGLDISQAKTELIAAFRFLALPVFTELQDLSIPALLQWGTEHWSVKNLPRQKSIVLNL from the coding sequence ATGTCCAATAGCTATGTAGGACGCTTTGCGCCCTCACCTTCAGGGCCATTACATTTTGGCTCCCTGATCGCTGCTGTTGGCAGCTACTTACAAGCAAAAGCCAGCCAAGGCACTTGGTTAGTACGGATGGAAGATCTTGACCCACCACGCGAAGTTGCCGGTGCAGCAGCCAATATCTTAACGACCCTTGAAGCCTTTGGCTTACACTGGGACCGTGAGGTTATCTATCAAAGCCAGCGTAGTAGTGCTTATAAAGACGCCATTGCTCAGCTTAACCAACAAGATTTAACCTATTACTGCCATTGTACGCGTAAGCAGATACAAGCTCAGGGTGCTTTTTATCAAGGCCAATGCAAGCATAAACAACTTCCCGCAGACAATGCCTCGTTACGCGTAACGACTACGACGCCAGTGAATTATTTTATTGACGAACTGCATGGTAGAATAGCGATTAATCAACAGCTAGCGGCAGAAGATTTTATCATTCATCGTAAAGATGGTCTGTTTGCTTATAATCTTGCGGTTGTGGTTGATGATATTTACCAAGGTATTACCCAGGTTGTAAGAGGCGCAGATCTGATTGAACCAACAGGTCGTCAGTTATATCTATTTGAACAATTTGCGAAACCTGCACCGTCCTATTTACATTTGCCTTTAGTCAGTAATGCCGACGGCTCTAAATTGAGCAAGCAAAATCACGCACCCGGTTTAGATATCAGTCAGGCTAAAACGGAGTTAATTGCTGCATTTAGATTTTTAGCTCTACCTGTTTTTACCGAACTGCAAGATCTTTCGATCCCAGCGCTATTACAATGGGGCACAGAACATTGGTCCGTCAAAAACCTACCCAGACAGAAATCAATCGTATTAAACCTATAA
- the pcnB gene encoding polynucleotide adenylyltransferase PcnB: protein MIGGTKNSTYFNINSRCTIFTQITKFCKNILSRKLIDQTPDVQETASAAVPKAHNDRDTQSKNAPEETRSTKAIAPAPAPVVLADAQNLGLNELKLEKGQHPVSHNLISENALKVLYRLHKSGYQAYLVGGGVRDIFIGQEPKDFDIATNAEPEQIKKLFHNCRLVGRRFRLAHILFGRDMIEVATFRGHHVEEENQQTSKQSDGGMLLRDNVYGTISEDAERRDFTVNALYYNIADRAVYDYAGGLADLQSKQLRLIGDPETRYREDPVRMLRAVRFAAKLDMQISPEAAAPIKQLASLLQSIPSARLFEETLKLFLNGQGLATYKLMKEYGLFQPLFPLVSKYLNEDGSSNGDKFIEIALANTDSRINAGKRVTPAYLYAAMLWYPLEALAEERVIDSGLNYNDALLLAMNDALDSQTKSIAIPRRFTSTIRDIWHLQSRLPRRQGKRAEKAFEHLKFRAGFDFLEMRADIQGGDLVEVTQWWSDYQSANATGRLNLIKELNAPAVKKTRPRRVKKKKPVGEMNEQTNDQSND, encoded by the coding sequence ATGATAGGCGGCACAAAAAATTCAACCTATTTTAATATTAATTCGAGGTGTACCATTTTCACTCAAATCACTAAATTCTGTAAAAATATACTGAGCAGAAAGCTGATAGATCAAACGCCAGATGTGCAAGAAACGGCTTCTGCAGCAGTGCCAAAGGCGCACAACGATCGTGATACTCAGAGTAAAAACGCACCTGAAGAGACTCGTTCTACTAAGGCTATTGCTCCAGCACCTGCGCCAGTTGTACTAGCGGATGCACAGAATCTAGGATTAAATGAGCTGAAGTTGGAAAAGGGTCAACACCCAGTAAGCCATAATTTAATTAGCGAAAACGCACTGAAAGTGCTCTATCGTTTACACAAATCAGGTTACCAAGCTTATCTTGTCGGTGGTGGTGTACGTGATATCTTTATTGGTCAAGAACCAAAAGATTTCGATATTGCGACCAATGCTGAACCAGAGCAAATCAAAAAATTATTCCATAACTGTCGCTTAGTTGGCCGCCGTTTCCGTCTTGCTCACATCCTATTTGGCCGTGACATGATCGAAGTTGCAACCTTCCGTGGTCATCACGTTGAAGAAGAAAATCAACAAACATCAAAACAATCTGATGGCGGCATGTTATTACGCGATAACGTCTACGGTACCATCAGTGAAGATGCTGAACGTCGTGACTTTACCGTTAATGCGCTTTATTACAACATTGCTGACCGTGCTGTTTATGACTACGCTGGCGGCCTTGCCGATTTACAAAGCAAACAACTGCGTTTAATTGGCGATCCAGAGACACGTTATCGTGAAGATCCAGTGCGCATGCTACGTGCTGTACGTTTTGCTGCTAAATTGGATATGCAAATTAGCCCTGAAGCTGCCGCGCCAATCAAACAACTAGCAAGCTTGCTACAAAGTATCCCATCAGCGCGTTTATTTGAAGAAACGTTAAAGCTGTTTTTAAACGGTCAAGGCTTAGCAACATACAAGTTGATGAAAGAATATGGTTTATTCCAACCATTATTCCCACTAGTCAGTAAATATCTCAATGAAGACGGTTCAAGTAACGGTGATAAGTTCATCGAGATTGCACTAGCAAATACCGACAGCCGCATTAATGCTGGTAAGCGTGTAACACCGGCTTATTTATATGCCGCTATGTTATGGTATCCACTAGAAGCGTTAGCTGAAGAGCGCGTGATTGACAGTGGTCTTAACTACAATGACGCCTTGTTATTAGCGATGAATGACGCGCTTGATTCACAAACCAAGAGCATTGCCATTCCACGTCGCTTTACTTCAACAATCCGTGATATTTGGCATTTACAAAGCCGTCTACCACGTCGCCAAGGTAAACGCGCAGAAAAAGCCTTCGAGCACTTAAAATTCCGTGCTGGTTTTGACTTTTTAGAAATGCGTGCAGATATCCAAGGTGGCGATTTAGTTGAAGTAACACAATGGTGGAGTGATTACCAGAGTGCCAATGCCACTGGTCGTCTGAACTTAATTAAAGAACTAAATGCACCTGCAGTTAAAAAAACACGCCCACGTCGCGTGAAAAAGAAAAAACCTGTAGGCGAAATGAATGAACAGACCAATGATCAAAGCAATGATTAA